A single Klebsiella variicola DNA region contains:
- a CDS encoding carboxylesterase/lipase family protein yields the protein MQHPSKPLAKTRQGTVSGSAEQGIHIWRGIPYAAPPVGPLRWRAPQPPARWQGVRQADAFSAASWQDIDYCRELGGGDPGAFSEDCLYLNIWAPAAAAQPLPVMVWLHGGGFTIGAGSLPPYDGKALASRDVVVVTVNYRLGHLGFFAHPALEEEAGERLYNFALLDQIAALQWVQENIHAFGGDAANVTLFGESAGARSVLSLMASPKAKGLFHKAIIQSGYTLPDLPREKALEKGRLLAEHFALPQASAEELRAIPAEAFWSLTAPLNTGPAPIVGDAVLPQPMLETFFAGRQHPMPVMIGSNSDEASVMAVFGVDIAGQIQKLRRERRLGLGLIKLLYPGVKGDEALGREVCRDMAFTTLGYVVMQAQQRVGQPCWRYWFDYVAEAEHDTYPHGAWHGNEVPYVFDNLRLTDPVCQYASEADLAFAAQVADYWAQFARVASGDQALAGAVRWPACLRGRDRLLRIGLHKRAGFKVENRFMRARLALFRRVMKHHVTLE from the coding sequence ATGCAACATCCGTCGAAACCGTTGGCGAAAACCCGCCAGGGAACCGTATCCGGGAGCGCAGAGCAGGGGATCCATATCTGGCGCGGCATTCCGTATGCCGCGCCGCCTGTGGGCCCGCTGCGCTGGCGCGCGCCGCAGCCTCCTGCCCGCTGGCAGGGCGTCCGCCAGGCCGACGCCTTTTCCGCCGCCAGCTGGCAGGACATTGACTACTGCCGTGAGCTCGGCGGCGGCGATCCCGGCGCTTTCAGCGAAGACTGCTTATATCTCAATATCTGGGCACCTGCTGCTGCGGCGCAGCCGCTGCCGGTGATGGTCTGGCTGCACGGCGGCGGGTTTACCATCGGCGCCGGCAGCCTGCCGCCTTACGATGGCAAAGCGTTAGCCAGCCGCGATGTGGTGGTGGTGACGGTCAACTACCGGCTGGGCCATCTCGGCTTTTTCGCCCATCCGGCGCTGGAAGAAGAGGCGGGCGAACGTCTCTATAATTTCGCGCTGCTCGATCAGATTGCCGCCCTGCAGTGGGTTCAGGAGAATATCCACGCCTTCGGCGGGGATGCCGCCAACGTCACGCTGTTTGGCGAATCCGCTGGGGCGCGCAGCGTGCTGTCGCTGATGGCCTCGCCGAAAGCGAAAGGGTTGTTCCATAAAGCGATTATTCAGAGCGGGTATACGTTACCCGACCTGCCGCGAGAGAAGGCGCTGGAGAAAGGCCGCCTGCTGGCGGAACACTTTGCCTTACCGCAAGCCAGCGCTGAGGAATTGCGGGCGATCCCGGCGGAGGCCTTCTGGTCGCTCACCGCGCCGCTGAACACAGGGCCGGCCCCCATCGTCGGCGACGCGGTGCTGCCGCAGCCGATGCTGGAGACCTTTTTTGCCGGGCGCCAGCATCCAATGCCGGTGATGATCGGCTCCAACAGCGATGAAGCCAGCGTGATGGCCGTGTTTGGCGTCGATATCGCCGGGCAGATCCAGAAGCTGCGCCGTGAGCGCCGCCTGGGACTGGGGCTGATCAAACTCCTTTATCCCGGCGTGAAGGGCGATGAGGCGCTGGGGCGGGAAGTGTGCCGCGACATGGCCTTCACCACCCTCGGCTATGTGGTGATGCAGGCGCAGCAGCGCGTGGGGCAGCCGTGCTGGCGCTACTGGTTTGATTATGTTGCGGAGGCGGAGCATGACACCTATCCGCACGGCGCCTGGCATGGCAACGAGGTGCCCTACGTGTTTGATAACCTGCGGTTGACCGACCCGGTGTGTCAGTATGCCAGCGAAGCGGATCTGGCCTTCGCCGCTCAGGTGGCTGACTATTGGGCCCAGTTTGCCCGCGTCGCCAGCGGCGACCAGGCGCTTGCCGGCGCGGTACGCTGGCCAGCGTGCCTGCGCGGACGGGATCGTCTGTTGCGCATTGGCCTGCATAAGCGTGCCGGCTTTAAAGTGGAAAATCGCTTTATGCGCGCCCGGCTGGCGCTGTTTCGCCGGGTGATGAAGCATCACGTGACGCTGGAGTAA
- the tehB gene encoding tellurite resistance methyltransferase TehB — translation MTTRDADYFSEKYGLTRTHSEVLHAATVVPPGRALDLGCGNGRNSLYLAANGFTVTAWDKNPVSINNLESIRAAEALENLRTAVTDLNSLTFDGEYDLILSTVVMMFLEPDTIPGLIANMQHCTAAGGYNLIVAAMDTEDYPCTVGFPFAFKPDELRDYYQGWELLKYNEDVGELHRTDANGNRVKLRFATLLARKPA, via the coding sequence ATGACAACGCGTGACGCGGATTATTTTAGTGAAAAATATGGCCTGACACGCACCCATTCCGAGGTGCTGCATGCTGCGACAGTGGTGCCGCCGGGGCGGGCGCTGGATCTGGGCTGTGGCAACGGGCGTAACAGCCTTTATCTGGCGGCGAACGGCTTCACGGTGACGGCGTGGGATAAAAATCCGGTGAGCATCAATAATCTGGAAAGTATTCGCGCTGCCGAGGCGCTGGAAAATCTCCGAACCGCGGTAACAGACCTCAATAGCCTGACCTTTGACGGGGAGTATGACCTGATCCTCTCCACCGTGGTGATGATGTTCCTGGAGCCTGACACCATCCCGGGCCTGATCGCCAATATGCAGCACTGCACCGCCGCCGGCGGCTATAACCTGATTGTGGCGGCAATGGATACCGAAGATTATCCCTGCACCGTCGGCTTCCCGTTTGCCTTTAAACCCGATGAGCTTCGTGATTATTACCAGGGCTGGGAGCTGCTGAAATACAATGAGGACGTCGGCGAGCTGCATCGCACCGACGCCAACGGCAATCGCGTCAAACTGCGCTTCGCCACCCTGTTGGCGCGCAAGCCTGCCTGA
- the ydcK gene encoding YdcK family protein: protein MRKYRLSEQTRQYCYQEEAGKQSVTLRQIVALIDFADVKAGSEGGWVDAESALSQQGECWIYDANSVVFAGASIRDDARLTGPCVVSHEAAIGGRACIHASHISHHAQISDNVTINHSLVRGYCRLADEARLLPHCQVIAARGLTADRDKVLQIYQRATVSASRILHQAQIYGDAFVEHAFVEHRAEVFDQARLEGNEENDVWVCDNARVYGHARLIAGRGEDAIPTVRYSSQVAENAVIEGNCLLKHRAMVGGEAQLRGGPILLDDDVLIQGRTVIIGDVIVEHQVSINDEVQIAAQEGEAIHLRGPKTLDGQQHITRTPLLGAL from the coding sequence ATGCGTAAATACCGTCTCAGCGAACAGACCCGGCAGTATTGTTACCAAGAGGAGGCTGGCAAACAGAGCGTCACCCTGCGCCAGATAGTGGCGCTTATCGATTTCGCTGACGTCAAAGCAGGCAGCGAAGGCGGTTGGGTGGACGCGGAAAGCGCTCTCAGCCAACAGGGAGAGTGCTGGATCTACGATGCCAACAGCGTGGTTTTCGCCGGGGCAAGTATCCGCGACGACGCTCGCTTAACCGGGCCCTGCGTGGTCAGCCACGAGGCCGCCATCGGCGGACGGGCATGCATTCATGCCTCGCACATTAGCCATCACGCGCAGATAAGTGACAACGTCACGATTAATCATAGTCTGGTGCGCGGTTACTGTCGCCTCGCCGACGAGGCGCGTCTCCTGCCGCACTGCCAGGTGATTGCCGCCCGCGGTCTGACCGCCGATCGCGACAAAGTCCTGCAGATTTATCAGCGAGCCACCGTTAGCGCCTCGCGTATTCTTCATCAGGCGCAAATCTACGGCGATGCCTTTGTCGAGCACGCTTTTGTCGAACATCGCGCAGAAGTGTTCGACCAGGCAAGACTGGAGGGGAACGAAGAAAACGACGTCTGGGTGTGCGATAACGCCCGGGTTTATGGTCACGCGCGACTGATCGCCGGTCGCGGAGAGGATGCCATTCCCACCGTGCGCTACAGTTCGCAGGTGGCGGAGAATGCGGTGATTGAAGGCAACTGCCTGTTAAAGCACCGGGCGATGGTCGGTGGCGAGGCGCAGCTGCGCGGTGGTCCGATTCTGCTCGACGACGATGTGCTGATCCAGGGGCGGACCGTCATCATCGGCGATGTGATCGTTGAGCACCAGGTCTCCATCAATGACGAGGTGCAGATTGCCGCACAGGAGGGAGAGGCCATTCATCTGCGCGGCCCGAAAACGCTTGACGGCCAGCAGCACATCACCCGCACGCCGCTGTTAGGCGCCCTCTAG
- the pcaG gene encoding protocatechuate 3,4-dioxygenase subunit alpha: MKEYLPETASQTAGPYVHIGLAPDAAGFHIFEKNFGPVLTTADTTGERITIEGRVIDGSGTPVRDVLLEIWQANAAGRYNHPDDRQQQKAVDPGFRGWGRTCSDFTSGVWRFDTIKPGPVVGRDGRLMAPHVNLWVVARGINIGLNTRMYFADEHEANASDPVLNLIEWEVRRKTLIAEREVRGSEVVYRFDIYLQGENETVFFDI, encoded by the coding sequence ATGAAAGAGTATCTGCCTGAAACCGCCTCGCAGACGGCGGGACCCTATGTTCATATCGGTCTGGCGCCTGACGCCGCGGGCTTTCATATTTTTGAGAAAAACTTTGGCCCGGTCCTCACCACCGCGGATACCACCGGGGAGCGGATCACCATTGAAGGCCGGGTTATCGACGGCTCCGGAACACCGGTCCGTGATGTGCTGCTGGAGATCTGGCAGGCCAACGCCGCAGGACGCTATAACCATCCTGACGACCGTCAGCAGCAGAAAGCTGTCGACCCGGGCTTCCGCGGCTGGGGGCGTACCTGCTCTGATTTCACCTCCGGCGTCTGGCGCTTTGACACCATTAAGCCGGGCCCGGTTGTCGGCCGCGATGGCCGCCTGATGGCGCCGCACGTCAACCTGTGGGTGGTCGCCCGGGGGATCAACATCGGCCTGAACACACGGATGTATTTCGCCGATGAACATGAGGCCAACGCCAGCGACCCGGTGCTGAATCTGATCGAGTGGGAAGTGAGACGCAAAACCTTAATCGCCGAACGCGAGGTTCGTGGTTCGGAAGTGGTCTATCGCTTCGATATTTATCTGCAGGGCGAAAACGAAACCGTCTTTTTCGATATCTAG
- the rimL gene encoding 50S ribosomal protein L7/L12-serine acetyltransferase, translated as MTTDIPAVPETIPVTDALTLIAIDERYVSDLHQLVVKNRHWLQQSLNWPAEVNSEEETRRHVQGNVILHQRDYAKMFLLFLDHRLVGVLSFNQIEPQNKTAYIGYWIDEDHQGQGLLSRSLQAFIHHYARSGLVRRFVIKCRVANTRSNQVALRNGFVLEGCLRQAEYLNGSYDDQNIYARIIDRDEALEGA; from the coding sequence ATGACTACAGACATTCCCGCAGTACCTGAGACGATCCCGGTGACCGACGCACTGACGCTTATCGCGATTGATGAGCGCTACGTCAGCGATCTGCACCAGCTGGTGGTGAAAAACCGCCACTGGCTGCAGCAATCGCTCAACTGGCCCGCCGAAGTGAACAGCGAAGAGGAGACCCGCCGCCATGTGCAGGGTAACGTGATTCTGCATCAGCGGGATTACGCCAAAATGTTTTTGCTGTTTCTCGACCATCGACTCGTGGGCGTCCTGTCGTTCAACCAGATCGAGCCGCAGAACAAAACGGCCTATATCGGCTACTGGATCGATGAAGATCACCAGGGGCAGGGGCTGCTTTCCCGCTCCCTGCAGGCCTTTATCCACCATTATGCCCGCAGCGGGCTGGTGCGCCGGTTTGTGATCAAATGCCGGGTGGCCAATACCCGCAGTAACCAGGTGGCGTTGCGCAATGGGTTCGTTCTTGAAGGTTGCCTCAGGCAGGCCGAGTATCTGAACGGCAGCTATGACGATCAGAATATTTACGCGCGCATTATTGACCGCGACGAGGCGCTAGAGGGCGCCTAA
- a CDS encoding glucan biosynthesis protein D, translated as MNRRRFLKSSMAVAAVCGTSGVASLFSQAAFAEDAGIADGQTRRFDYTVLQAMAHDLARQPWGGAPRDLPPTLANLTPQAYNSIQYDANHSLWNNIEERKLDIQFFHVGMGFRRRVRMFSLDAATQQAREIHFRPELFKYNDAGVDTRQLEGQSDLGFAGFRVFKAPELARRDIVAFLGASYFRAVDSTYQYGLSARGLAVDTFTDTPEEFPDFTSFWFETVKGDATVFTVYALLDSPSITGAYKFTIHCQDTQVIMDVENHLYARKDIKQLGIAPMTSMFSCGNNERRMCDTIHPQIHDSDRLSMWLGNGEWVCRPLNNPQKLQFNAFQDKNPRGFGLLQLDRDFSHYQDVMGWYNKRPSLWVEPRNQWGKGAVSLMEIPTTGETLDNIVCFWQPEKAVKAGDELDFRYRLYWSAQPPVSTPLARVLATRTGMGGFPEGWAPGEHYPDKWARRFAIDFVGGDLKAAAPRGIEPVITLSSGEAKQIEILYVEPFDGYRILFDWYPTSDSTDPVEMRLFLRCQGEAISETWLYQYFPPAPDKRNYVDDRIMK; from the coding sequence ATGAACCGCAGACGTTTTCTTAAATCTTCCATGGCTGTTGCCGCCGTATGCGGGACGTCAGGAGTCGCTTCCTTATTCAGTCAGGCCGCTTTTGCCGAAGACGCGGGTATTGCCGACGGGCAAACGCGTCGTTTCGATTACACCGTGCTGCAGGCGATGGCCCACGATCTGGCGCGCCAGCCATGGGGCGGCGCCCCGCGCGATCTGCCGCCGACGCTGGCCAATCTGACTCCGCAGGCTTATAACAGCATCCAGTATGACGCCAACCACTCGCTATGGAACAACATCGAAGAACGCAAACTGGACATCCAGTTTTTCCACGTCGGGATGGGGTTCCGTCGCCGCGTGCGGATGTTCTCTCTTGACGCCGCCACTCAGCAGGCGCGCGAGATCCATTTCCGCCCTGAGCTGTTTAAGTACAATGACGCCGGGGTCGACACCCGCCAGCTGGAAGGGCAGTCCGACCTCGGCTTCGCCGGATTCCGGGTGTTTAAAGCGCCGGAGCTGGCGCGCCGCGATATCGTGGCGTTCCTTGGCGCCAGTTATTTCCGCGCGGTAGACAGCACCTACCAGTACGGCTTGTCGGCTCGTGGGCTGGCGGTAGACACCTTTACCGATACCCCGGAAGAGTTCCCTGATTTCACCTCCTTCTGGTTCGAAACGGTTAAAGGGGACGCCACGGTCTTTACCGTTTATGCGCTGCTGGATAGCCCGAGCATCACCGGGGCCTACAAGTTCACCATCCATTGCCAGGATACCCAGGTCATCATGGACGTGGAAAATCACCTTTATGCCCGCAAGGACATCAAACAGCTGGGTATCGCGCCGATGACCAGTATGTTCAGCTGCGGCAACAACGAGCGCCGGATGTGCGATACCATCCACCCGCAGATCCACGACTCCGATCGGCTGTCGATGTGGCTGGGGAACGGCGAATGGGTCTGCCGGCCGCTGAATAACCCGCAGAAGCTGCAGTTCAACGCCTTCCAGGACAAGAACCCGCGCGGCTTCGGTCTGCTGCAGCTGGACCGCGATTTCTCCCATTACCAGGACGTGATGGGCTGGTATAACAAGCGCCCCAGCCTGTGGGTTGAGCCGCGTAACCAGTGGGGGAAAGGGGCGGTCAGCCTGATGGAGATCCCCACTACCGGCGAAACGCTGGATAATATCGTCTGCTTCTGGCAGCCGGAAAAAGCGGTGAAGGCGGGCGACGAACTGGACTTCCGCTACCGTCTCTACTGGAGCGCGCAGCCGCCGGTGAGCACCCCGCTGGCGCGTGTGCTCGCCACCCGCACCGGGATGGGGGGCTTCCCGGAAGGCTGGGCGCCGGGCGAGCACTATCCGGATAAGTGGGCGCGTCGTTTTGCCATCGACTTTGTCGGCGGCGATCTGAAGGCCGCCGCGCCGCGCGGTATTGAACCGGTGATCACCCTCTCCAGCGGGGAAGCGAAGCAGATTGAGATCCTCTACGTCGAGCCGTTCGATGGCTACCGGATCCTCTTCGACTGGTATCCGACCTCCGACTCGACCGACCCGGTGGAGATGCGCCTGTTCCTGCGCTGTCAGGGCGAAGCCATCAGCGAAACCTGGCTCTATCAGTACTTCCCGCCGGCGCCGGATAAACGTAACTACGTTGACGACCGGATCATGAAATAA
- a CDS encoding NAD(P)-dependent alcohol dehydrogenase encodes MQVKAAVTLGYQQPFVIKDVDVSLPGKDEILVKIVATGVCHTDAVMRDNPGVVPMPAILGHEGAGIVASVGEAVSGIRVGDHVVLSYAACHHCENCLSNHPSACENFNTLNFGGRREDGTTPYRLGDQDLSLFFGQSSFSQYVVTRASNAVVVDPEVDLTLLGPLGCGIQTGSGTVLNRLKPVIGESIVVFGCGAVGLSAIMAAKLTGCSQIIAVDIHASRLALAGELGATHQINGKEQDAVALIKQITGKGAHYAVETTGVSAIVLQAVHAVKPLGTVAIVGFTGDITFNVQNDLMAEGKSLVGVIEGDAVPALFIPLLVQQYKQGKFPIDKLIVRYPLADINQAFADSASGKVIKPVVVM; translated from the coding sequence ATGCAAGTGAAAGCAGCCGTCACGCTGGGCTACCAGCAACCTTTCGTCATCAAGGATGTCGACGTCTCCCTTCCGGGGAAGGATGAGATATTAGTGAAAATTGTCGCCACCGGGGTCTGTCATACCGACGCGGTGATGCGCGATAACCCGGGAGTGGTGCCTATGCCTGCCATCCTCGGCCATGAAGGCGCCGGGATCGTCGCCAGCGTCGGGGAGGCGGTCAGCGGTATCAGAGTCGGAGACCACGTGGTGCTCAGCTATGCCGCCTGCCACCATTGCGAAAATTGTTTAAGCAACCACCCTTCAGCTTGCGAAAATTTTAATACGCTTAATTTTGGCGGCCGACGCGAGGATGGCACCACCCCCTATCGGCTGGGCGATCAGGATCTGTCCCTGTTCTTTGGCCAGTCGTCCTTCAGCCAGTATGTGGTCACCCGCGCCAGCAACGCCGTGGTGGTCGACCCGGAGGTCGATCTCACCCTGCTCGGCCCGCTGGGCTGCGGCATCCAGACCGGCAGCGGGACGGTGCTCAACCGCCTGAAACCGGTGATTGGGGAATCGATTGTGGTGTTTGGCTGCGGCGCCGTGGGGCTCAGCGCCATCATGGCGGCGAAATTAACCGGCTGCTCTCAGATCATCGCTGTCGATATTCATGCCAGTCGCCTCGCCCTGGCGGGCGAACTGGGCGCCACCCATCAGATCAATGGCAAGGAACAGGATGCCGTGGCCCTGATCAAACAGATCACCGGCAAAGGCGCTCACTACGCGGTGGAAACCACCGGCGTATCGGCCATCGTGCTGCAGGCCGTACACGCGGTGAAACCATTAGGTACGGTGGCCATCGTCGGCTTTACCGGGGATATCACCTTTAACGTGCAGAACGATCTGATGGCGGAGGGCAAGTCGCTGGTCGGGGTGATTGAGGGTGATGCCGTCCCGGCGCTGTTTATTCCACTGCTGGTGCAGCAGTATAAGCAGGGGAAATTCCCTATCGATAAGCTTATCGTTCGCTACCCGCTGGCCGATATCAACCAGGCTTTCGCCGATTCGGCGTCTGGCAAGGTGATAAAGCCCGTGGTTGTGATGTGA
- the tehA gene encoding dicarboxylate transporter/tellurite-resistance protein TehA — MKSKQTPRQALNLPAGYFGMVLGTIGMGFAWRYASTLWPVSRSIGDGLVMLAIAMWALLSMAFISRAIRFPASVLREMRHPVSSSFVSLFPATTLLVAIGLVPWWRPLALGLFVPGVALQLAYAAWQSGGLWRGTHPHEATTPGLYLPTVANNFISAMACGALGFTDAGLVFLGAGVFSWLSLEPAILQRLRSAGELPTPLRTSLGIQLAPALVACSAWLSVNGGEADTFAKLLFGYGLLQLLFMLRLMPWYLRQPFNASFWSFSFGISALATTGLHLGQARADGFFHHLAMPLFIFSNLVVGLLLLRTILLLVSGKLLVQVDRETLLNKKEGS, encoded by the coding sequence ATGAAGAGCAAGCAAACGCCGCGGCAGGCGCTGAACCTGCCGGCAGGCTATTTTGGTATGGTGCTCGGCACCATCGGAATGGGCTTCGCCTGGCGCTACGCCAGCACGCTCTGGCCGGTTAGCCGCAGCATCGGCGATGGTCTGGTGATGCTGGCGATCGCGATGTGGGCTCTGCTCAGCATGGCGTTTATCAGCCGGGCAATTCGCTTTCCGGCGAGCGTGCTACGGGAGATGCGTCATCCGGTCAGCAGCAGCTTTGTCAGCCTGTTTCCGGCCACCACGCTGCTGGTGGCGATCGGGCTGGTGCCCTGGTGGCGACCGCTGGCGCTGGGATTGTTTGTGCCGGGGGTGGCGCTGCAGCTTGCCTATGCCGCCTGGCAAAGTGGCGGCTTGTGGCGGGGGACGCATCCTCACGAGGCCACCACGCCGGGGCTCTATCTGCCCACGGTGGCCAATAATTTCATTAGCGCGATGGCCTGCGGCGCGCTGGGATTTACCGACGCCGGGCTGGTGTTCCTCGGCGCCGGGGTCTTCTCCTGGTTGAGCCTCGAGCCGGCGATCCTCCAGCGTCTGCGCAGCGCGGGCGAGCTGCCGACGCCGCTGCGCACCTCGCTGGGGATCCAACTGGCGCCTGCGCTGGTGGCCTGCAGCGCCTGGCTCAGCGTCAACGGTGGGGAAGCGGATACCTTCGCGAAGCTGCTGTTTGGTTACGGCCTGCTGCAGCTACTGTTCATGCTGCGCCTGATGCCCTGGTATCTTCGCCAGCCGTTCAATGCTTCCTTCTGGAGCTTCTCGTTCGGTATTTCCGCGCTGGCCACTACCGGCCTGCATCTCGGCCAGGCCAGGGCGGACGGCTTTTTTCACCATCTGGCAATGCCGCTGTTTATTTTTAGCAATCTGGTTGTCGGCCTGCTGTTACTGCGCACAATTTTGCTGTTGGTGAGCGGGAAACTGCTGGTACAGGTCGACCGGGAAACACTCCTGAATAAGAAGGAAGGATCATGA
- a CDS encoding VOC family protein, which produces MANTITADEIREQFSQAMSAMYQQEVPQYGTLLELVADVNLAVLENNPQLHEQLANADELARLNVERHGAIRVGTAEELATLRRMFAIMGMYPVSYYDLSQAGVPVHSTAFRPIDDAALARNPFRVFTSLLRLELIENRALRERAEAILARRKIFTPRCLALIAQYEAEGEFTSADAREFVQEALETFRWHRHATVDEETYHALHREHRLIADVVCFPGCHINHLTPRTLDIDRAQALMPECGIEPKALIEGPPRREVPILLRQTSFKALEEPVMFAGEHKGTHSARFGEIEQRGIALTPKGRALYDRLLQAAGTGKDNLSHQLHLQEVFREFPDSEFLLRQQGLAWFRYRLTPAGEAHRQAFRPGDDPQPLIERGWVVAQPIIYEDFLPVSAAGIFQSNLGNETQARSHGNASREAFETALGCPVEDEFALYRQAEERSKRRCGLL; this is translated from the coding sequence ATGGCGAACACCATCACGGCTGATGAGATTCGGGAGCAGTTTTCGCAGGCCATGTCGGCTATGTACCAGCAGGAAGTTCCGCAATACGGGACGCTGCTGGAGCTGGTGGCTGACGTCAATCTCGCGGTACTGGAAAATAATCCGCAGCTGCATGAACAACTGGCCAATGCCGACGAGCTGGCGCGCTTAAACGTGGAGCGCCACGGCGCAATCCGCGTGGGCACAGCGGAGGAACTGGCGACGCTGCGTCGCATGTTTGCCATCATGGGGATGTATCCCGTCAGCTATTACGATCTCTCACAGGCCGGCGTGCCGGTCCATTCCACGGCCTTTCGTCCCATCGACGATGCCGCGCTGGCGCGCAATCCGTTTCGGGTTTTCACCTCGCTGCTGCGCCTGGAGCTGATTGAAAATCGCGCCCTGCGCGAGCGGGCCGAGGCCATCCTTGCCCGGCGCAAAATCTTTACCCCCCGCTGTCTGGCGCTGATTGCGCAGTATGAAGCTGAGGGCGAATTCACCTCTGCCGACGCGCGCGAGTTTGTGCAGGAGGCGCTGGAGACCTTCCGCTGGCACCGGCATGCCACCGTCGATGAGGAGACCTACCATGCTCTGCATCGCGAGCACCGCCTGATTGCCGATGTGGTCTGCTTTCCGGGATGCCATATCAATCACCTCACGCCGCGGACGCTGGATATTGACCGCGCCCAGGCCCTGATGCCCGAGTGTGGTATTGAACCCAAAGCGCTGATTGAAGGGCCACCGCGCCGGGAGGTCCCGATCCTCCTGCGGCAGACCAGCTTTAAGGCGCTTGAGGAGCCGGTGATGTTCGCCGGTGAGCATAAAGGCACCCACAGCGCCCGCTTTGGCGAAATTGAGCAACGCGGCATTGCGCTAACGCCAAAAGGACGCGCACTGTACGACCGACTGCTGCAGGCGGCAGGGACAGGAAAGGACAATCTCAGCCATCAGCTGCATCTGCAGGAGGTATTCCGCGAATTCCCCGACAGCGAATTTCTGCTCCGTCAGCAGGGGTTGGCCTGGTTTCGCTACCGCCTGACGCCCGCCGGCGAGGCGCATCGCCAGGCGTTTCGCCCGGGGGACGATCCGCAGCCGCTGATTGAGCGCGGGTGGGTGGTCGCCCAGCCGATTATTTATGAAGATTTTTTACCGGTCAGCGCGGCGGGCATTTTTCAGTCTAATCTGGGCAACGAAACGCAGGCGCGCAGCCACGGGAATGCCAGCCGCGAAGCCTTTGAGACGGCGCTGGGCTGCCCGGTGGAGGATGAGTTTGCCCTGTACCGACAGGCGGAGGAGCGCAGCAAACGACGTTGCGGTCTGCTGTAA
- the pcaH gene encoding protocatechuate 3,4-dioxygenase subunit beta, translating to MNDKWSPREVIHRDYSSHPPAYAPGYKTSVLRSPKNALISLQNSLSEITGPVFSRDDLGPLDNDLILNYAKEGLPIGERIIVHGYVRDGFGRPMKNTLVEVWQANAGGRYRHKKDQYLAPIDPNFGGCGRVLTDENGYYCFRTIKPGPYPWRNQASDWRPAHIHFSLSGEAWAQRLITQMYFEGDPLIKQCPIVRTINNDDAVRTLIAELDMHAAVPLDCLAYRFDLVLRGHRATLFENRTQGAAR from the coding sequence ATGAACGACAAATGGTCCCCGCGCGAGGTTATCCATCGCGATTACAGTAGCCACCCGCCCGCTTACGCGCCGGGCTATAAAACCAGCGTCCTGCGCTCACCGAAGAATGCCCTGATCTCCCTGCAGAACTCATTGTCAGAGATCACCGGGCCGGTCTTTAGCCGTGACGATCTGGGCCCTCTGGATAACGATCTTATCCTTAATTACGCCAAAGAAGGCCTGCCGATTGGCGAGCGGATCATTGTGCACGGTTACGTGCGCGATGGTTTTGGCCGACCGATGAAAAACACCCTGGTGGAAGTCTGGCAGGCCAATGCCGGCGGCCGCTACCGACATAAAAAAGATCAGTATCTGGCCCCGATTGACCCGAACTTCGGCGGCTGCGGCCGGGTGCTGACCGATGAAAACGGCTATTACTGTTTTCGCACTATCAAGCCCGGCCCCTACCCGTGGCGTAACCAGGCCAGCGACTGGCGTCCGGCGCATATTCATTTCTCGCTCTCGGGTGAAGCCTGGGCGCAGCGCCTGATCACTCAGATGTATTTCGAAGGCGATCCGCTGATCAAACAGTGTCCGATCGTCCGAACCATTAATAATGACGACGCCGTGCGCACGCTGATCGCCGAGCTGGACATGCACGCCGCCGTACCGCTGGATTGTCTGGCCTACCGCTTTGACCTTGTTCTGCGCGGCCATCGCGCCACGCTGTTTGAAAATCGCACTCAGGGGGCCGCCCGATGA